Proteins encoded within one genomic window of Candidatus Poribacteria bacterium:
- a CDS encoding ubiquinol-cytochrome c reductase iron-sulfur subunit, which translates to MTNVPEQGQKRRTFVKACMAAISGIISLAMGVPLIGFAISPAFKKTSKKWVDLGILDLLKGSRYKKINYTFNAKDGWVETNKKRSVYVTDQGDGNFVVYSRVCSHLGCLVRWDEGKDQFFCPCHGAVFDSSGNVVAGPPPRPMEKLPVKVEDGVLYVKES; encoded by the coding sequence ATGACAAACGTGCCAGAGCAAGGGCAGAAGCGACGCACATTTGTTAAGGCTTGTATGGCAGCCATCAGCGGTATCATCAGTCTAGCAATGGGTGTCCCGCTGATAGGATTTGCCATTTCACCTGCATTCAAAAAAACATCAAAGAAATGGGTAGATCTCGGAATCCTGGATTTGCTAAAGGGGAGTCGCTATAAAAAGATCAACTACACCTTTAATGCCAAAGATGGGTGGGTTGAGACCAACAAGAAACGGTCTGTCTACGTGACAGATCAAGGGGATGGAAATTTCGTGGTGTATTCACGTGTCTGCTCCCATCTCGGTTGCCTTGTTCGATGGGATGAGGGGAAAGATCAGTTCTTCTGTCCATGCCACGGTGCAGTCTTCGACAGTTCGGGAAATGTCGTTGCGGGTCCACCGCCTCGACCGATGGAAAAGCTGCCAGTCAAAGTGGAAGATGGCGTGTTATATGTAAAGGAGTCTTGA
- a CDS encoding copper oxidase: protein MNRRNMLKTGALVGGAVALGAAKSSAAEPQWEKSYAGVAQQPALEPGLPNKHYTPVITPNISSLPWKIVNGVKVFHLVAEEVSHNFAAGLRANCWGYNGKVHGPTIEAVEGERIRIYVTNKLKAPTSVHWHGIFLPNGMDGVGGLTQRAIQPGETFKYEWTVRQSGTYMYHSHHDEMTQMAMGMMGMMVFHPRKPSSDYKVDRDFAIMLSEWRIDPGTSTPNPNEMNDFNVLTMNAKCYPGTEPLVAKMGDRVRIRFGNLSAMDHHSIHLHGHYFKVTATNGGSIPVSAQHPGTTLFVPVGDTQDIEFIASEPGDWGMHCHMTHHVMNQMGHDFPNVVGIEKKAFDQKVRHLLPAYMMMGEHGMGEHGIHVEAGHMPVPKNSIPMVGARGPFDYITMGGMFTILKVREQLASYDDPGWYKHPPGTVADVASAEELRRDLG from the coding sequence ATGAATCGAAGAAACATGCTGAAAACAGGGGCACTGGTCGGCGGTGCCGTCGCTTTAGGAGCGGCTAAATCCAGCGCGGCAGAACCCCAATGGGAGAAATCTTACGCAGGTGTTGCGCAACAGCCAGCATTGGAGCCGGGGTTGCCTAATAAGCACTATACGCCGGTCATCACGCCGAACATCTCCTCTTTGCCGTGGAAGATTGTCAACGGTGTCAAAGTTTTTCACCTAGTCGCTGAGGAGGTATCGCATAATTTCGCTGCCGGTCTAAGGGCAAACTGCTGGGGGTATAACGGAAAGGTTCACGGTCCCACGATCGAGGCGGTGGAGGGCGAGCGGATTCGCATCTACGTCACCAATAAACTTAAGGCTCCGACATCGGTCCATTGGCACGGGATATTTCTCCCGAACGGGATGGACGGTGTCGGCGGACTAACCCAGCGCGCTATCCAACCGGGCGAGACCTTCAAATATGAGTGGACGGTGCGTCAATCGGGGACCTATATGTACCATTCCCACCATGACGAAATGACGCAGATGGCGATGGGGATGATGGGAATGATGGTTTTCCATCCCAGAAAACCATCGTCCGATTACAAGGTAGATCGGGACTTCGCTATCATGTTAAGTGAATGGCGGATTGATCCCGGCACCTCCACACCCAATCCCAACGAAATGAATGATTTCAACGTTCTGACAATGAACGCGAAGTGTTATCCCGGAACCGAGCCGTTGGTCGCCAAAATGGGGGATCGGGTACGGATTCGCTTTGGCAATCTCTCAGCGATGGACCATCATTCGATTCACCTCCACGGGCATTACTTCAAGGTTACCGCAACCAATGGAGGTAGCATCCCAGTTTCGGCGCAGCATCCCGGTACCACTCTCTTTGTTCCTGTTGGTGACACGCAGGATATTGAGTTTATCGCCAGCGAGCCGGGGGATTGGGGGATGCACTGCCACATGACCCACCACGTCATGAATCAGATGGGACACGATTTTCCAAATGTAGTGGGTATTGAGAAAAAAGCGTTCGATCAGAAAGTTCGTCACCTGCTGCCTGCGTATATGATGATGGGAGAGCACGGCATGGGAGAACACGGGATTCACGTTGAAGCGGGACACATGCCAGTGCCAAAGAACAGCATTCCTATGGTCGGTGCACGGGGTCCCTTCGATTACATCACAATGGGTGGTATGTTTACCATCCTAAAAGTTCGGGAGCAGCTTGCCAGCTATGACGATCCGGGGTGGTACAAACACCCTCCGGGAACAGTGGCGGACGTTGCATCAGCAGAGGAACTTCGCCGCGATCTGGGATAA
- a CDS encoding TolC family protein, with amino-acid sequence MNEKMRYAALFFAALFILAGCAGVSKRVAFSEVQQQVDERIGFPVHWNANTDPADEAAQTTKELLGKPLVADAAVQIALLNNRRLQATYEDLGIAHAAVIEAGTPSNPAFHGDATFGLPQDPDTAHPAHDHYVFKIEMDFLSVLYGSMRKSAAKSEFETAKLRVTAAVMDLAGQTRRAFYRVQSEQQMLEMLQQVVLASDAGYQFASQLYEAGNIPELDPLLQRTLYEQSKLALTTAEVTLAESREQLNRLMGMWGQETAWTVEARLPDISTDPMNLDNVEQIAIEKSIDLAIARGEIVSLGKQLGVAKAMSLVPRLEIGGELEQEAGAWSAGPALGFEIPLFNRKQGQRAAAVAKLRRRQEEYHALAVEIRSVVRGAQRRLLNARQNALSYQNEILPLQEKILEQVQLQYNAMQVGTPQLLLAKQQQIDAGRNYIQELYNYHVARAEFDQILNGRLVMDVQADTPLSQGERTVNVDAGGGH; translated from the coding sequence ATGAACGAAAAAATGAGATACGCCGCGTTATTTTTCGCGGCGTTATTCATACTAGCCGGCTGCGCCGGCGTATCAAAAAGAGTAGCTTTCAGCGAAGTCCAGCAGCAGGTAGATGAGCGTATCGGTTTTCCTGTTCATTGGAATGCGAATACCGATCCGGCTGATGAAGCAGCGCAAACGACTAAAGAATTGCTAGGCAAGCCGTTGGTCGCTGATGCCGCTGTGCAAATTGCGCTGTTGAATAACCGTCGTTTACAGGCAACCTATGAGGATCTAGGTATCGCACACGCCGCTGTCATTGAAGCGGGTACTCCTTCAAATCCTGCTTTTCATGGAGACGCAACCTTTGGGCTTCCACAAGATCCAGATACAGCACACCCCGCTCACGACCACTATGTATTTAAGATTGAGATGGATTTTCTCTCAGTTTTGTATGGGTCAATGCGAAAGTCAGCTGCAAAATCGGAGTTCGAGACGGCAAAACTCCGCGTGACAGCGGCCGTGATGGATTTGGCGGGCCAGACACGCAGGGCGTTTTATCGCGTTCAGTCTGAACAGCAGATGCTGGAAATGTTGCAGCAGGTTGTGTTGGCAAGCGATGCGGGCTACCAATTTGCTAGCCAACTCTACGAAGCCGGGAATATCCCAGAATTGGATCCGCTGCTTCAACGCACGCTTTATGAACAATCGAAGCTAGCACTTACTACTGCAGAGGTAACACTTGCCGAAAGCCGTGAACAACTCAACCGGTTGATGGGTATGTGGGGTCAAGAGACAGCTTGGACAGTTGAAGCTCGGCTGCCAGACATCTCAACGGACCCCATGAACCTTGATAATGTTGAACAGATTGCTATTGAAAAGAGCATAGACCTCGCGATCGCACGAGGAGAGATTGTGTCTTTAGGAAAACAACTTGGTGTGGCAAAGGCAATGTCCCTAGTTCCACGGTTAGAAATTGGTGGAGAGCTTGAACAGGAAGCAGGAGCATGGTCAGCGGGACCCGCACTTGGATTTGAGATTCCCTTGTTTAATCGAAAACAAGGTCAGCGGGCGGCGGCAGTAGCAAAATTGCGCCGACGGCAAGAGGAGTACCACGCACTAGCGGTTGAGATTCGTTCTGTGGTTCGCGGAGCGCAGCGTCGTTTACTGAATGCTCGACAAAACGCGCTGTCCTATCAGAATGAGATACTTCCGCTCCAAGAGAAGATCCTCGAACAGGTCCAGCTACAGTACAACGCAATGCAGGTGGGAACGCCACAGCTGCTGTTAGCGAAACAGCAACAGATTGATGCCGGTCGAAATTACATCCAAGAACTCTACAATTATCATGTTGCACGAGCCGAGTTTGATCAGATTCTTAACGGCCGGCTAGTTATGGATGTACAGGCCGATACACCCCTATCGCAAGGGGAGCGAACTGTTAACGTAGATGCAGGAGGAGGGCATTAA
- a CDS encoding DUF3347 domain-containing protein: protein MLSRVFNGQFLPILFTLFLPLAIGCGTKTVDVATSQDHPANPNAQQGASADHHNMPMAKMHKENMPMTEMHEGDADHSSAALSPDGADALGAMLDAYLAIGNQLASDTMDDVNAKAHAIIEAFHAVEAEVPAELWNAHEAHTEMIHDTAHKLGNLSDIKAARIAYGSLSDSFKHFIAAVGVPANYGKPVYSYVCGMAPDVPKAGIWMQIGEPVRNPYFGSAMLRCHTAKERMSVSSADMSDAKDMESHKHSH, encoded by the coding sequence ATGTTATCCAGAGTTTTCAATGGACAATTTCTACCCATACTTTTCACGCTGTTTTTACCGCTAGCTATCGGCTGCGGCACCAAAACCGTTGACGTCGCCACATCACAAGACCACCCAGCAAATCCCAACGCCCAACAGGGAGCATCAGCCGATCACCACAATATGCCGATGGCAAAGATGCATAAAGAAAATATGCCAATGACGGAAATGCACGAAGGGGATGCCGATCATAGCAGTGCAGCGCTCTCTCCTGATGGCGCGGACGCCTTGGGTGCGATGCTTGATGCCTACCTTGCCATCGGGAACCAACTGGCTTCCGATACGATGGACGATGTCAATGCGAAGGCACACGCAATAATCGAAGCCTTCCACGCTGTTGAGGCCGAAGTCCCTGCTGAATTGTGGAACGCTCACGAAGCCCACACAGAGATGATTCACGACACCGCGCATAAGCTTGGCAATCTCTCGGACATCAAAGCTGCCCGAATCGCCTACGGCTCACTGAGCGATAGCTTTAAGCACTTTATTGCAGCGGTGGGGGTCCCTGCAAATTATGGGAAGCCGGTCTACAGCTATGTGTGCGGGATGGCACCCGATGTCCCTAAAGCAGGGATATGGATGCAAATTGGTGAGCCCGTTCGTAACCCGTATTTCGGAAGCGCGATGCTCAGGTGTCACACCGCGAAAGAACGGATGTCCGTCTCAAGTGCCGATATGTCTGATGCCAAGGACATGGAATCGCACAAGCATAGTCATTAA